The Rhodoferax sediminis genome has a segment encoding these proteins:
- the trhA gene encoding PAQR family membrane homeostasis protein TrhA, giving the protein MYYGERFNSISHGVGAALAALGTALLVVLAARLGDPWKIVGFSVYGAMLIVLYGVSTLYHSMRGAAKNVLRKLDHCAIYLLIAGSYTPFALVSLRGVWGWSLLGVEWGLAVLGIVQEFWLAKGARVSSLAIYLLMGWLALVAISPLLAALTPHGFAWLAAGGACYTVGIVFYATDKKLRHGHGLWHLFVMGGSACHFAAVLFYVA; this is encoded by the coding sequence ATGTACTACGGCGAAAGGTTCAACAGCATCAGCCATGGGGTCGGCGCGGCTCTGGCGGCACTCGGCACTGCGCTGCTGGTGGTGCTGGCCGCCCGCCTGGGTGACCCGTGGAAGATTGTCGGCTTCAGCGTGTACGGTGCCATGCTGATCGTGCTGTATGGGGTCTCCACGCTGTACCACAGTATGCGCGGCGCTGCCAAGAACGTGCTGCGCAAACTTGACCACTGTGCGATCTACCTCTTGATTGCGGGTAGCTACACGCCGTTTGCCTTGGTGTCGCTGCGCGGCGTCTGGGGCTGGTCGCTGCTGGGCGTGGAGTGGGGCCTGGCCGTGCTCGGCATCGTGCAGGAATTCTGGCTGGCCAAGGGCGCGCGGGTGTCGTCGTTGGCCATTTACCTGCTGATGGGCTGGCTTGCGCTGGTCGCCATCTCGCCGCTGCTCGCAGCGCTGACGCCCCATGGCTTCGCCTGGCTGGCGGCCGGCGGCGCCTGCTACACGGTGGGCATCGTTTTCTATGCGACCGACAAAAAGCTGCGGCATGGCCACGGCCTGTGGCACCTGTTCGTGATGGGCGGCAGCGCCTGCCACTTCGCCGCGGTGCTGTTCTACGTGGCCTGA